A part of Microbacterium atlanticum genomic DNA contains:
- the dprA gene encoding DNA-processing protein DprA: MSHSFSEDRLARISLAAASEPGDTVTGTLIARVGAVETLALITSGAPLPTPIDPAEGSLWRRRLAPRLDPGLVDRILAEMERRALTMLTTEDLGWPAELQQLGFQAPLALWLSGEPSCLEGATASRITLVGARAATSYGEHITMELASDLASQGRIIYSGGAYGIDGAAHRAATMAHPGSTIAVLATGLDRAYPVGNQQLFERIRESHGLLISELPPGSSPTRWRFLQRNRILAALTGATVVVEAGFRSGSLNVAGQAHALGRPIGAVPGPITSPASAGCHRLLQEGIATIVTDARDAIDLLDSTNSSGTDRPFNFATATRLPLRTETDRSL; encoded by the coding sequence ATGTCCCACTCGTTCTCCGAAGACCGCCTCGCCCGAATCAGCCTCGCCGCCGCCTCCGAGCCCGGCGACACCGTCACCGGCACCCTGATCGCGCGGGTTGGCGCGGTCGAAACTCTCGCGCTCATCACGTCAGGCGCACCGCTCCCTACCCCGATCGATCCCGCCGAAGGAAGCCTCTGGCGGCGAAGGCTCGCGCCTCGACTCGATCCGGGCCTGGTCGATCGCATCCTCGCTGAGATGGAACGCCGAGCGCTCACGATGCTGACGACGGAGGATCTCGGCTGGCCGGCGGAACTCCAACAACTGGGGTTCCAGGCTCCACTCGCCCTGTGGCTCAGCGGAGAACCGAGCTGCCTCGAAGGCGCCACCGCGAGCCGCATCACGCTCGTGGGTGCCCGTGCGGCTACAAGCTACGGTGAACACATCACCATGGAGCTCGCCTCCGACCTCGCCTCCCAGGGTCGGATCATCTACTCCGGCGGCGCCTACGGCATCGACGGTGCCGCACACCGAGCCGCCACGATGGCGCACCCCGGATCGACGATCGCCGTCCTCGCGACAGGGCTCGACCGTGCCTACCCCGTTGGCAACCAGCAGCTGTTCGAGCGCATCAGGGAATCCCACGGACTCCTGATCAGCGAACTCCCCCCGGGCTCGTCCCCCACACGGTGGCGGTTCCTGCAGCGCAACCGCATCCTCGCGGCCCTCACCGGCGCCACCGTCGTCGTCGAGGCAGGGTTTCGGTCCGGATCCCTCAACGTCGCCGGCCAGGCACACGCCCTGGGCAGGCCGATCGGTGCCGTCCCCGGGCCTATCACGAGCCCCGCCAGCGCCGGCTGTCACCGCCTGCTCCAGGAAGGGATCGCGACCATCGTCACCGACGCCCGCGACGCGATCGATCTCCTGGACTCCACGAATAGCAGCGGAACCGACCGCCCCTTCAACTTCGCCACAGCGACGCGCCTGCCCCTTCGCACCGAAACCGACCGCAGCCTGTGA